AAATTAAGGGAATCGTCCTCAATATAGTATTTTTCATACTCAAGAGCAACTTCACCATTGCTACTTTTTATAGGAAAAACATTTCTAAAAACAGATTCAAGTCCCTCATTAAGCAAAGGTCTTTTATTTTTTAACTTCTCAAGCTGCAAAAATTTCTCATAGGAATTCAATTGTATTTCTATTAGGTTAGGTAAGTCCAAAATTTCTTCGGCTTTTCCTTGTCCCAGATGAACCCTTTCTACCATTAAAAGACTCCTTTTTTTCAAGACACAATAAACCGCATGTCACTATGACATGCGGAATAACAAATCTGATATATTTTTAATGTTTTATTTAATCTCAACTTTTGCACCAACTGATTCTAACTTTTTCTTTATTTCCTCAGCATCTGGCTTTGAAATACCTTCCTTAACTGCCTTAGGAGCAGCTTCAACTAATGCCTTAGCCTCTCCAAGTCCAAGTCCAGTAATCCCTCTTACTTCTTTAATAACATTTATCTTACTATCCCCAAAAGATACAAGCATTACATCAAATTCTGTTTGCTCCTCGACACCACCAGTACCAGATCCAGCAGTAACTGCAACAGCAGTAGCAGTAACTCCGAATTTTTCCTCAATAGCAGATATAAGCTCAACAACCTCAGTTGTTTTAGCACCTTCAATCCATGTTAAAATATCTTCTTTGCTTAGTGCCATATTAACTTAACTCCTTTTATATTATTCTAAACAGTGATAGCATGCACCCAATTAAGACTAACACTGCTTTGATTAAATTTTAATATCAGACAAAGCCTTCAATGTTCTTGCGAGTTTTGAAATCGGAGCCTTAAGCACACTTACAAACAAAGCAATAGCCTCCTTTTTAGTAGGAAGTTTGCTATACTCATTAAGCTTAGGCTCATCGTAGACTTCGCCCAAAACAAAACCACCCTTCACCTTCAAAGTACTAGTTTTAACAAACTCATAAAAAATCTTCGCAATTACATTAGCCTCATCAATAGCCGTAACAACAGCCGTTGGTCCTAAAAGATAAGAATCAAGGCCTTCAATGTATTTATCTTTTAAAACCCGCTTCATGATGTTGTTTTTCACAATCTTTACTGCACCCTTCTCACCTTCAATCCTATTTCTAAGCTCATTAAGCTGTGCTACTGTCAATCCTCTATAATCTAAGAAAAAAATATTATCCTTCCCATCTAAAAATTCTTTAAATAAATTAAACATTTCCACCTTTTTAGGATTTATCTTTGCATTCATAACCCAACTCCTAAACAAAATCAATCTTCATGGAAGGTCCCATGGTAGATGAAATATAGACACTATTCACAAAAGTACCCTTCAAATCGCTTGGTCGTTTCTTAAGCAATTCCCTAATAAGCTCGTCATAATTTTCTTTTATTTTTTTATTATCCATAGATGATTTACCAACAGAAAAATTTATTACACCATTTTTATTTGCCCTAAATTCTGTACGCCCCTTCTTAAGACTAGCGATCGCACCCCTTAAATCATTAGTAACCGTTTGTGTTTTGGGATTTGGCATCAACCCTCTCTTGCCCAAAATAGGCCCAAGCTTCCCCACATCCCTCATCATATCAGGTGTTGCAACAACAATATCAAAATCATCAAAGCCACCCTTAACCTGACTAATAAAATCATCATCCCCAACATAAGTAGCACCAGCTTCTCTAGCCTCATCAGCTCTATCACCCTTAGCAAATACAAGTATTCTCTTCTCTTTCATAAACTGATTTGGTAAAACAACTGTATCTCTGACTGTATGATTCTTCTTTAAATTGAGATTAATAGATATATCTACCGTCTCATCAAATTTAACAAATTTAATTTCCTTCAATAAAGATATCGCATCATCTATGTTGTAAGATTTAAGTTTATCTACTTTAGATAGAGCTTGAATATATTTTTTCCCAACTTTAGCCATTATTTTTCCACCTCAACACCCATTGAACGCGCACTCCCCGCAATGATTTTAAATGCTGCAAATTCAGTTTTTGCATTCAAATCAGGCATTTTAACTCTTGCAATTTCTATTAACTTTTCTTTTGATATAGTCCCAACTTTATCTGTATTAGACTTCTTAGAACCTGTCTCTATCCCAACAGCCTTCTTAATCAGAACAGAAGCTGGAGGGCTTTTTACAATAAATGAAAAACTTTTATCACTATAAACAGTAATGATAACAGGAACAACAATTCCTGGTTCCATTTTAGCTGTTTTCTCATTAAATTCTTTCACAAACTGAGGACCACTAACACCATGAGGTCCCAGAGCCTGACCTATTTTAGCTCCTGGAGCAGCTTGAGCAGCTGGAACCTGCAACTTAATCCACGCAACCTCTTTCTTCTTTCTAGACTTAGACATAAAATAACTCCCTATGGTAATAACGCCTTTTAGGCTCCCATTAATTATTAAATTTTCTCTATATGTTGAAAATCAACCTCAACAGGAGTTGACCTCCCAAAAATCTGAACTGCAACTTTTAATTTCTTTTTCTCATAATCAATAGATCCAATAACACCCTCAAAAGAATCAAAAGGACCCCCCTTAATTCTAACTCTCTCTCCTTCTTCAAAATCATAAAGTATAAAAATAGACTTATCTGCCTTAATCTCTCCAGTAAGCATAAAGACACTCTTAACTTCTTCATCACTAATAGGAAGCGGCTTTTGCTCTTTATTAGTACCAACAAAATTTACAACACCCTGAATCTTAATAATATTAGCCACAGTGTCTTTCCATCCCAACTCAGGAAGATCCAGCTCAACCAAAATATACCCTGGCCAAATCTTTCTTTCCCGCATCCGTTTTTTTCCACCCCTTATTTCCTCTACTCTTTCAATAGGAGCCTTCACATCTAAAACCTCATTACCAAACGCGCCCTCACCTATCAAAAACTTTATTTCTTGTTCTATCTTTTTCTCATACTGAGAAAAAGTTTGCAATACATACCAGGCTCTAGACATAATCTTTCCTTAAAATATATAAGTTACAGCAAGATACATAACATAATCCACCACACCTAAAAATATTGAAATAAAAAAAACTAACCAAAAAACTTGTTTCCCATGGCCTATTACCTCGCCATACTTAGGCCATGTTATTTTTTTGAGCTCTAAGACACTCTCCTTAATAAATTTAAACACTAAAAGCCTCTCTTTAATCATGCAGACAACAGGCCAGGAGGGACTCGAACCCCCAACATGCGATTTTGGAGACCGCCGTTCTACCATTGGAACTACTGACCTATTTACTTAAAATTATTTTATCTTCCCTTCTTTATGAAGAGTATGCTTCCTGAGAATTGAGCAATACTTCATTAATTCTAATTTTTCTTGCTTATTGCGTCTATTCTTAGTAGTCGTATAATTTCTAATCCCTGTTTCTTCACATACCAAAGCCACAAGCTCAACAGCACCTTTACCTTTCTTCTTACTCATGAAAACACTCCTGAATACAAAAAGCCCTCAATCGGACTTGAACCGACGACCCCCACCTTACCATGGTGGTGCTCTACCAGCTGAGCTACAAGGGCATTACTTCCCCTTATAAACAAACTCTTATATCATGTTAGTTGATTATCTTAAAAAAGACAAGTACCCAAATTATATTTTCAGCGTCCTACTTTATAATAATAAGCTTTCCTTCCCTTAAAAGATTAACATTATTTTTATTTGAGAATAATTTATTAATAGAATATTCATCAAGTATGATATCTGAATTATTCTTCCCATAAATCCCTTTAGCAACCAACCTTAAAGGATAATCCCCAATTCTATCCTCATTCCTATAAGCAATATCATTCGTATACTCAAGCATACCCCATCTCCTTAATGCATCTGGTTCAACCATCCTTTTATCAAAATAAAGTTTAATATTCTCATCATAAATCTTAATAAAAAAAGAATCCGTTAACTTAACAGTACCCGAAGTGGATTCATAATCTTCACCTGCATAAATAACAATTCCAGTATAAGCAAACTGATCAACTCTCATAGTCATAAATGGGTAAAAAGCTTTATAAGACTTATCGTGAAATAAAAATAAATTAATAAAATCAGGAAAAAGACTAAGCTCATACCTAATAGTTATGCTCTTTAAATCCTCTGAATACTTTACATAGCTCCTTTTTAAAATGCTATCAAGCCCTGAAAAATATAGTATCAAATGGGGCTCTGAATCAAGATAATCCTTAAAAGTATTATCAGAATCAATTACCATTTCAAAAAGAGATTGCCTTATTAAAGAGTCCTTAAAATCATTAATACTTAACACCAACCTAGAAGTAGAATTAAGTCCAACTCTACCAAATTTATCTTCATCCACTGTTTTAATAATATCAAAATAAACAATTTTTTTTTTCCAATCAATTATTCTCTTTATACTAGCCCCAGAAGCAGTATCATTTACAACAGAGGCATTAGAATAAAACACAAATAAAAAACTAAAAAGGATAATCAGTAATTTCACATTAAATCCCCCTACTTTTTCCCTAAGTAAACTCCTATCCAAGCCCAGCCATTATTAATTTCTGGATCTTTTGGATAAGAAATCTTTTTTAAAACAAAATACCACTCCCAAATGTGTTCCCATCCACTAGACTCAAGATAAGATATATCATTACTAGAATCAGCCTCAAAATTATCCGCAAACTGTATCCCATTTTTTCGCCTACTGCCAAGTTTAATCATTGTTGTCAAAAAACTATTTGTATTAATTGGATTACCTCTGCCACCTTTTTGATCCCAGCTTTGTATAAAAAAATTATGTTTATCTCTTATGCTCAATAATTTTGTAGTATTCCCAGAAAAAATATATCTCTTAATATCTTGAATTAAGTCACTCAAATTTCTATAAACTACAAATTCCGGATTATCATAATAATTAACCCTAGTAATAACATTAGAATAATCTCTTGAGTCTATTCTTAAATCTGATCTCGGTATTGAAAGCATCCTCTTATAATAAAAATAAGCCTCCTCATAATTCTGCATACTCTCTAAGTTTAGAGCAAGATTGTAATAATAATTACCCTTATCTTCATTTGTAAGACTATCGATACCCCCATTAAGTAATAATTTGTAATACCCAACCTTATTGCTAGGATCAATATTTAAACTTACCACCCTTTTTGCAATTTCTATCTTTACAGAACTATTCTCATAAACATAATCATCAAAATTATCAACAACATATCTATAATAAGTAAAAGCCACCCAGTCTTCCTTCATAGCAGCATATACATTACCCATCAAATAAAAATACAAAGGATAATATTCCCTACTCTCATCATTAGTAATTCCGTGATTTACAGTTATTAAAGCATTTTTATAATTTTTATTTCGAATGTGTATATTAGCTATTCTATCAATAATAAGAAATCTATCGAGTCCATTCTTACTCGACTCTTCCAGCAGGCCCATAAGATTCTGAATCTCACTTTGCTTAATCTTACAAGAACTAAAAATCAGCATCAGCCCAAACGCTTGAATTAACAACTTCATCGTTTTTATTATATAATAAAGGCCACGTATAGCAAAACACATCCTAAGATAAATAAAAATTGCTAAGGGTTTCAAAATGAATAAAAAATTAACCTATATTTCATTACTCATATTGTTTATATCTTGTTTCAATAAAAGCAATAAATATGGAATTGTCTTGGATTCAAATAATATAGAAAAACTACCAAATGGATCACTTGTAAAAATAAAAAATACTAACTTAAATCAAAGCAAACAAACAATAACAATAGATTATAATGGAACAAAATTTATAGTACATCAATTCACAATAGAAGAGTTTCAAGAGGAAGCAGAGGCAGAAAAATTCAGACTAAACATTAAACCATACATAAACAAATATGCCATAAATAAAAAAGACATCTTGCCTCTCAGAGCTTCTCCGGACAACTATACAGACAACATAATATATCGAATCCCAAAAGATGCTATCTTGAAAATAATAAGCATTGGTGAAAAAACAGAAGCAGGTTCACTTCAAGGAAGATGGGTGTATACCCTAACAAAAGATGGTTATAAAGGTTATGTCTTTGACTATGCACTCGAAATTTTCGATAATATTACAGGCACACTACTGACAGTCCAGCTAAACCAAGATTCACAGAACGAAGTAATTAGTATATTCCAAAATATTAAACATTTAAGACCTCTCTATTATGCAAAAATGCTTTCTAATCGTACTTATAATTCCAACTTATTAAGAGAAGATTATGGACTATTTTTTACTATTAACAATGAAATCAAAATAAATATGTCTGGGTTAAATTTGGATTTCAAATTTGATGTAGTTGATGGGATAAAGCCCTCTGGCTTTCTATTCAGATCTAGAAATTCAGAGGAAGATTTTATTTGCTTAGAAAAAGATACTCAAAACCACTATAATGTACTAGTAAAAGTTAGAGAGCATAACTTTGAAGTAAGCTTTGTTATCATTGAACAAAGCATTGAAAAAATTATTCTTGAAGCAGAAAAACAAAATAAAAAACTAATAGATAGATTAATATCTTACAAGGCATTAATAAATGAACAGTATGGAGATATCGAATTTAAGAAAGATAAAACATTTATTTGGAAAACAAACGAACAATTTAACAATTTCCCAAGTTCTGGAAATTTTGAAGTAGTAGGACTTAGTCCAAGTTTGCAAATTTCATATAAAAACGCTATAAAACTAATAACTAAGGAAGGAAAAAAATATTTCTGCCTATTAGACTACACCAACAGTGCATTACAGCTCGTATTTATAGATCCTAGGCATGTGGAAGACGATCTAATAATAACTGAAGACAAGAATAAAATTATAGTAATACTCTTCAAGGATCCGTCTAGTCAAAATATATTTGTAAAAAAGTATTAAAAATTGCTTAAAGGTTAAAGTCAATGACAATAATATTAATATTATTAACACAATTCACTGTATCCTTAAATGCCAATGCAGACACAGCAATAATAAAAGAATTAACAAAAACACTGTATACTCCTTGCGATAAGGAATATGAAACAAATAAAGAAAAATTAGATAATTTCGTAGAGTCAATAAGTTTAAATAACAATAATACTTTAAAAGCGCTGCAAAAAATAAAAAATGATTTTCTAATCACGTCTGTATATTTTAAAAACATAAAAGGTACTCTAATGGCTCTAAATATCGGTGCAGAAATAAATTTTAAATATAAAATATCACCATTATCGTTTTCAATAATTAACAACGATTTAGAAACTATAAAAATATTAATAGACTATGGGATAAGCATTAATAGAATAGATGACTCAGAGCATCCATCACTATTTTGGGCAATATACCTAAATAACAAAGAAATATTTAATTTTTTAAAAGAAAATGGAGCTGATTTGAGTTTTACACTTAAGGACGGGAAAACACCCATACAAGCTGCAATAGAAATTGAAAATATTGATCTAATCGAGTTATTACTTAAAAACAATATTTATATCAAAGATGAATACAGAAAAGAAATTAAAAGTTTAAAAAATAAAAATATAAGAAGTATCTTACAGAAGTACAAAACAATATAGATAAATTAATATCCATCCGACATTTCAATATTCTTATCTTTATCGAAGAGATCCTTATATACAAAAGATTTCCTACTAAGCTGCTCCTTTAAATCTTTTGGAAAAGGAGCATTCCGCCACATAACTCCACGAACCATTTTTTCAACCTTTTGAACGCCCTTACTTTCCTTATCTATCCAGAGTAAATAATCATCTAGAAAGAAATTTTTAACATTACCCTTCCTAATAAATTTAGTATAATATTCATAATATTGCCCAGTTATCCCTGTTTCCATCCACCTAAATGATGCTTGCTCTTTTGCAAGTTCCCAAATAAAATCTCCCACACCTAAAATAATGGCTTTTTTTAAATCCTTAGCATACATAGGTATTAATATCTTGCCTCGTCCTTTAGCTCGATTTTTAATATCAATAGGTTCCCAACAAATCCCTCTCGCGCCATAAGATGGTATTAATATAAAATAAGGAACAATCCTTAAAAAATCCCCTCTATAATTTTTATGAAATATCTTAGGCTGAATACTCTCAATCTCTCTGACAAGCTGCATGACTCTCTCTCTACTACCAAAACCCTGAGGATTTATAACCACATTGGTTTTAAGTAATATTGGAAAATGATTTCCTCTAGATCCAATAGTAAGCTTATTAGCTTTCATTAAAGATCCAACTTCCTCAACTGCAATAGTGGAATCACTGGGCTCATCCATACCCTGCATCTTATTTTCAATCTCAATAAGCTCTTCCTTTGACTCTCTAAGCTGAGACACCAAAGACACAATTTCCCTATTGGCCTTAATAAGATCATTAATGTAATGAGAAGCAAAATTTAAAGGCTTTAAAACATCATTAGAATAAAACCCTCTTATCTCATACTCATCCATAACTACCTCATTATTAGATACATCAGAAAATAAAAATTTAAACATATCTTTTAATCTTTGGGTAGCTTCAATTCTTGCTATATCGCTTTTCTTAAGACTACTCTTTGCATAATCAATATTAGCTAAAATCTTGTCTTGCCTATTAAATAATATCTTTTTCATATCTTCATCTTTAATGTCTTCCCTTGGTTCATCCACTGTAAGTTTTCTTACCTTGAATTCATGAACACCATAAATCCATTCATCAAAATAAATAAATGGCTCATTATAATTATTATCCCAAATGGTTTTTGAAATTAAAGACTTAAGTTCATCTCCAAGAGCATTTGGAAGAAGAGCTGCAAATCTAAATAAAACCTTTTGCTCAGTCGTCAAATTTAAAACATTTTTAGCAATTGATTTTAAAAAATCCCAATAAATGCTAACTATTTGCTTATATCTAGTAGCCTTATCTCCATTATCTACTGATTTAGGATTTAAATAATCTAACAATACCCTGTGGAGTCTAGAGCCAATCTCTTTATCGCTTAAAATAAGATTTTTATAATAATCATCAGTAAAAAATTTCTTATCATCCTCCTCCAGTATACTAATTTCAGGCAATTCTAAATTCAAATCTGTATTGACTAAGTCAGGATACTTATACAAGGCCTTACTCCCCCAAGAATCGGATTGTGAACACTTCTACTAATAAATAGTAATACCAAAATTTTATATTTACCAAAAAATCTAGTAAGATTTATATAACTATAAGGATAATTTTTAAGACCTTTAAAGGAATAACTTATGAATACAAAAATAAAATTCTTTCTAACTATACCTATTGGAATATTAATTGGATTATTCTTTCCATCTGAAAGTTACAACACATTATCACATATCTTCATAAGGTTGGCTTACTTTTCCTTAATTCCTTTTTTAATATTTTCAATTCCACTCGGAATTGAAAATATTATTGAAAATAAAAAATTTAGAAAACTATTTGGAAAAACAATTTATTATGGAATCTTAATCAATTTTATAGGGGTAATTACATCCATTATAGTTGCAACAATATATCTGCCGCAAAGAATCCCAATACTAGATAAAAATATTCAAAATTTATACATATTTAATAAATCAGAATTTCTTGAAACATTTTTTCCAAAAAACATTCTTACAATAATTACAAGTAGCAACCCAAACCTTTTAAGTATTTACATTATCTCAATCATTATTGGCACTAGTTTTTACTATGCAAAACAAAAGGGAAGAATGGCTAGGGAGCTTATTTTAAGCATCTCAAATCTTTTCTACAATGCAAACGGAATAGTAGTCAACATATTAAATGTTGGGGTCATTTTCATCACAGCAGCATACACTATCAACTTAAGAAATTTTAAAAATTATCAATACTATCTAAATAGCATAATATTTTTCTCAGTATGGACAATTATTATCATTCTAATAATAATTCCAATTATTAGCTATAACTTGACCAAAAACCTTAAATTGGCATACAAGAGTATATTAATATCCATTCAAAACATAATATTTGCGGGCTTAACAATGGACACTTATGCCCCCTACTCCATTTTAATAGAAGACATTAAAAATGAAAGAATCAACATAAAGAAATCAATAATTACAAATATACCAATAATTAATTTTATCTCTAAATTTGGGACAATCTTTATCTCAACAATTTCATTTTTTATTATTTTAAAATCTTACTCTAGCTTGCCCATATCAATTTATGAAATAAGCTATATGAGCGTATTAGCATTCATTTTTATTTTTGCATTTCCACACATACCAAACAGCTTAATTTATATAATTACAATGCTCTGTTCAACTTATACAAAAGGAATTGAACTCAGTTACTCAACCATAACTCCAGTACTTCCAATATTAATGTCTCTAGCCTTAATGATTGACTTTACATTCAATGTTGCAATACTGCATATAGTAGACTTCAATGACCTACAAGAAACTTAAACTTTGGTAGTTAGAATCAATAATTAGTAAGATTTTGCAAATAAAACAAGATACTTAGCTTCTGTATTGCAATAAATACAGGTTAAATTATCTAGAGACCTATTTTTAAAATCTTCAGGAATACATCGTATTGTAGCTTTAGTATCACTCTTAATACTCTCTTCACACATCTCACTTCCACACCATGAAGAGAGTACAAATCCTAAATGCTCGTCAATATAGGTCTTAAAAGTAGCATAACTGTGCGCACCAACACCCATGATTTCTTTGGTATTAAGATTTCTAAACTCTAAAGCCCTCCTAAATAAATCACACTGCATACTCTCAAGCTCATCTTTAAGCTTAGATGACAACTCTTTAACAGATACCTGATACTTAGAAGTTTTGTCCTTATCTCTTCTTGCAATGGTGACACAGCCCATAAGAATATCATTAGACCCTACTTCAATTCGTACTGGAATGCCCTTAAGTTCCGCAGAAGAAAATCTAAATCCTGGAGAATTTTTGATATCCTTATCAATATCAACTCTAAATTTTTCTCTCTTTAAATGTTCAAAAATGGTAGTAGCATACTCCAGAATTCTTCTATTAACTTCATCATCTCTTTTAAAAATAGGAATAATAATGAGCTCAATTGGTGCTATCTTTGGCGGCAATATCAGCCCCTTATTATCAGAATGAACCATAATCAATGCTCCAATCAACCTAGTTGACACTCCCCAACTAGTAGCAAAAACATGCTGCATCTCGCCTTTTTTATTTTGAAACCTAACATCAAAAGCTTTTGCAAAATTTAATCCCAAATAATGAGATGTTCCTGCTTGCAAAGCTTTTTTATCTTGCATTAACGCCTCGATGGTATACGTAGCCACAGCTCCAGCAAATCTTTCCTTTTCTGACTTTTGCCCACAAAATACAGGAATAGCTAAATAATCTTCAATAAATTTTTTATAAAGGTTTAAAATAAACAATGTTTCACTCTCAGCTTCCTCCTCAGTCTCATGTGCAGTATGCCCTTCTTGCCACAAAAACTCAGTAGTACGTAAAAACGGTCTTGTTCTCTTTTCCCAACGAATAATATTTGCCCACTGATTAATTTTAATAGGCAGATCTCTATAAGACTTTACCCATTTGCTGTACATATTCCAAATAATTGTCTCAGAAGTGGGTCTTAAAACCAAAGGCTCTGCCAATACTTCGCCACCAGCCGTTGTTACAACAGCAAGTTCCGGTGAGAATCCCTCAACATGTTTCTTTTCTCTTTCTAAAAATTCATAAGGAATAAGTAATGGAAAATATGCATTCTCATGTCCCGTCTCCTTAAATTTCTCATCAAGGACGCCTTTAATTCTCTCCCAAATAGCATACCCATAAGGCATAATAACCATACAACCTTTAACAGGACTATAATCAACAAGCTTTGCCTCTTGTACTATATCTAAATACCATTTGGAATACTC
The sequence above is drawn from the Candidatus Borreliella tachyglossi genome and encodes:
- the proS gene encoding proline--tRNA ligase, with the translated sequence MGNFIASKEEEYSKWYLDIVQEAKLVDYSPVKGCMVIMPYGYAIWERIKGVLDEKFKETGHENAYFPLLIPYEFLEREKKHVEGFSPELAVVTTAGGEVLAEPLVLRPTSETIIWNMYSKWVKSYRDLPIKINQWANIIRWEKRTRPFLRTTEFLWQEGHTAHETEEEAESETLFILNLYKKFIEDYLAIPVFCGQKSEKERFAGAVATYTIEALMQDKKALQAGTSHYLGLNFAKAFDVRFQNKKGEMQHVFATSWGVSTRLIGALIMVHSDNKGLILPPKIAPIELIIIPIFKRDDEVNRRILEYATTIFEHLKREKFRVDIDKDIKNSPGFRFSSAELKGIPVRIEVGSNDILMGCVTIARRDKDKTSKYQVSVKELSSKLKDELESMQCDLFRRALEFRNLNTKEIMGVGAHSYATFKTYIDEHLGFVLSSWCGSEMCEESIKSDTKATIRCIPEDFKNRSLDNLTCIYCNTEAKYLVLFAKSY
- a CDS encoding dicarboxylate/amino acid:cation symporter is translated as MNTKIKFFLTIPIGILIGLFFPSESYNTLSHIFIRLAYFSLIPFLIFSIPLGIENIIENKKFRKLFGKTIYYGILINFIGVITSIIVATIYLPQRIPILDKNIQNLYIFNKSEFLETFFPKNILTIITSSNPNLLSIYIISIIIGTSFYYAKQKGRMARELILSISNLFYNANGIVVNILNVGVIFITAAYTINLRNFKNYQYYLNSIIFFSVWTIIIILIIIPIISYNLTKNLKLAYKSILISIQNIIFAGLTMDTYAPYSILIEDIKNERINIKKSIITNIPIINFISKFGTIFISTISFFIILKSYSSLPISIYEISYMSVLAFIFIFAFPHIPNSLIYIITMLCSTYTKGIELSYSTITPVLPILMSLALMIDFTFNVAILHIVDFNDLQET
- the rplJ gene encoding 50S ribosomal protein L10; translated protein: MNAKINPKKVEMFNLFKEFLDGKDNIFFLDYRGLTVAQLNELRNRIEGEKGAVKIVKNNIMKRVLKDKYIEGLDSYLLGPTAVVTAIDEANVIAKIFYEFVKTSTLKVKGGFVLGEVYDEPKLNEYSKLPTKKEAIALFVSVLKAPISKLARTLKALSDIKI
- the rplL gene encoding 50S ribosomal protein L7/L12 translates to MALSKEDILTWIEGAKTTEVVELISAIEEKFGVTATAVAVTAGSGTGGVEEQTEFDVMLVSFGDSKINVIKEVRGITGLGLGEAKALVEAAPKAVKEGISKPDAEEIKKKLESVGAKVEIK
- the rplA gene encoding 50S ribosomal protein L1, whose amino-acid sequence is MAKVGKKYIQALSKVDKLKSYNIDDAISLLKEIKFVKFDETVDISINLNLKKNHTVRDTVVLPNQFMKEKRILVFAKGDRADEAREAGATYVGDDDFISQVKGGFDDFDIVVATPDMMRDVGKLGPILGKRGLMPNPKTQTVTNDLRGAIASLKKGRTEFRANKNGVINFSVGKSSMDNKKIKENYDELIRELLKKRPSDLKGTFVNSVYISSTMGPSMKIDFV
- the nusG gene encoding transcription termination/antitermination protein NusG: MSRAWYVLQTFSQYEKKIEQEIKFLIGEGAFGNEVLDVKAPIERVEEIRGGKKRMRERKIWPGYILVELDLPELGWKDTVANIIKIQGVVNFVGTNKEQKPLPISDEEVKSVFMLTGEIKADKSIFILYDFEEGERVRIKGGPFDSFEGVIGSIDYEKKKLKVAVQIFGRSTPVEVDFQHIEKI
- the secE gene encoding preprotein translocase subunit SecE — encoded protein: MFKFIKESVLELKKITWPKYGEVIGHGKQVFWLVFFISIFLGVVDYVMYLAVTYIF
- a CDS encoding ankyrin repeat domain-containing protein, whose protein sequence is MTIILILLTQFTVSLNANADTAIIKELTKTLYTPCDKEYETNKEKLDNFVESISLNNNNTLKALQKIKNDFLITSVYFKNIKGTLMALNIGAEINFKYKISPLSFSIINNDLETIKILIDYGISINRIDDSEHPSLFWAIYLNNKEIFNFLKENGADLSFTLKDGKTPIQAAIEIENIDLIELLLKNNIYIKDEYRKEIKSLKNKNIRSILQKYKTI
- the rplK gene encoding 50S ribosomal protein L11, whose translation is MSKSRKKKEVAWIKLQVPAAQAAPGAKIGQALGPHGVSGPQFVKEFNEKTAKMEPGIVVPVIITVYSDKSFSFIVKSPPASVLIKKAVGIETGSKKSNTDKVGTISKEKLIEIARVKMPDLNAKTEFAAFKIIAGSARSMGVEVEK
- the rpmG gene encoding 50S ribosomal protein L33, yielding MSKKKGKGAVELVALVCEETGIRNYTTTKNRRNKQEKLELMKYCSILRKHTLHKEGKIK